The DNA region CTACGAGGGCAAGACGGCGATGCTCACCACCGGCAACCTCGGCAACGTGATGAAGGAATCGGCGCTCGCCGCCCTCTCCTACGTCCGCACGAACGCGAAGGACTACGGGATCGACCCGACCCTCTTCGAGAAGTCCGACATCCACATCCACGTCCCCGAAGGCGCGATCCCGAAGGACGGCCCGTCCGCGGGCGTGACGATGGCGACCGCGCTCGTCTCGGCGCTCTCGCACCGCAAGGTCGACCGCTTCGTCGGGATGACCGGCGAGATCACCCTGAAAGGCCGCGTCCTGCCGATCGGCGGCCTCAAGGAGAAGGCGATCTCCGCCGCCCGCTCCGGCCTCAAGCGGATCATCATCCCGAAGGGAAACGAGAAGGACGTCGAGGAGATCCCGAAGGAAGTCCGCGACGTGCTCGAGATCGGCTTCGCCGAAACGATCGACGACGTCCTCGCCTTCGCCCTCAAGAACTGAATCCGGCCGCCCGCATCCCGCGGGCGGTTTTCGTTGTCAAACGCCCCCGCCCGGCGTATAATGATGTCAG from Candidatus Izemoplasmatales bacterium includes:
- a CDS encoding S16 family serine protease codes for the protein YEGKTAMLTTGNLGNVMKESALAALSYVRTNAKDYGIDPTLFEKSDIHIHVPEGAIPKDGPSAGVTMATALVSALSHRKVDRFVGMTGEITLKGRVLPIGGLKEKAISAARSGLKRIIIPKGNEKDVEEIPKEVRDVLEIGFAETIDDVLAFALKN